Proteins encoded by one window of Clostridium bornimense:
- a CDS encoding polysaccharide pyruvyl transferase family protein, producing MKVLINRVYNTYNIGSAMMAINLIYYMYNNEKEIEFYTDIDDEDNLRRLRLSCCTDKIYMNNIKLSSKTIAEKVIDKLMNITIRKFDEGKINFLYSRRLKKYAKAIEEQYTKVIILGGDDLSSEYPLRGIMHQIKMIDSLSDNIKVILFGHTLGPFEGKKAAYIHKVLEKCMICPRDIVTYDYLKERLRKGNIELTADLAFLDLPNPGEKYRNNKFIKGDCDYITLIPSGLYKYYTNDRNRYLEVWSNIVKSILNNKELRKYKIIFMSHVTKPDSVSDILIIDDLIEKLNSQLSEELKKRIVRICYSEMLPYEARDILGGGYFTLTGRMHGAVSTFQMGKPAISIAYSNKYKGVIGGLGFNDLIIDGKGEKLWRGNEIVDEVDKIIEKIILNYDIYLENINISVEKCKKRILYCIKKI from the coding sequence ATGAAAGTACTAATCAATAGGGTATACAATACTTATAATATAGGAAGTGCAATGATGGCCATAAACCTTATTTATTATATGTATAATAATGAGAAGGAAATTGAATTTTATACAGATATTGATGACGAAGATAATTTGCGAAGGCTAAGATTATCATGTTGTACTGATAAAATATATATGAATAATATAAAACTATCATCTAAAACAATAGCTGAAAAAGTAATTGATAAGTTGATGAATATAACTATAAGAAAATTTGATGAAGGTAAAATTAATTTTTTATATAGTAGAAGATTAAAAAAATATGCTAAAGCTATAGAAGAACAATATACGAAGGTAATTATATTAGGGGGAGATGATTTATCTAGTGAGTATCCCTTAAGAGGTATAATGCATCAAATTAAGATGATTGATAGTTTGTCTGATAATATAAAAGTTATTTTGTTTGGACATACATTAGGTCCTTTTGAAGGTAAGAAGGCTGCTTATATACATAAAGTATTAGAAAAATGCATGATATGCCCAAGAGACATTGTAACGTATGACTATTTAAAAGAAAGATTAAGAAAAGGTAACATTGAATTGACAGCAGACTTAGCTTTTCTTGATTTGCCAAATCCAGGAGAAAAATATAGAAATAATAAATTTATAAAAGGCGACTGTGACTATATAACATTAATTCCTTCTGGTTTATATAAATATTATACTAATGATAGAAATCGCTATTTAGAGGTATGGAGCAATATAGTAAAAAGTATCTTAAATAATAAAGAGTTAAGAAAATATAAAATAATCTTTATGTCACATGTTACAAAGCCAGATTCAGTCAGTGATATACTAATTATCGATGACTTGATTGAAAAATTAAATAGCCAGTTATCGGAAGAGTTAAAGAAAAGAATAGTTAGGATTTGTTATAGTGAAATGTTGCCTTATGAAGCTAGAGATATATTAGGAGGAGGATATTTTACATTAACAGGAAGAATGCATGGAGCTGTATCTACGTTTCAAATGGGAAAGCCGGCTATATCTATAGCTTATAGTAATAAATACAAAGGAGTTATAGGAGGATTAGGATTCAATGATTTAATCATTGATGGGAAAGGTGAAAAATTATGGAGAGGTAATGAAATAGTTGATGAAGTAGATAAGATTATTGAAAAAATCATATTAAATTATGATATATATTTAGAAAATATAAATATATCAGTAGAAAAGTGTAAAAAGAGAATTTTATATTGTATAAAAAAAATATAA
- a CDS encoding glycosyltransferase codes for MHVVFVILHYITTEDTILCVKSINKNVDYNDYSIVIVDNGSKNHSYEKLNEHFSKSKNIYIIRSEENLGFAKGNNMGIKYAKDKLEADFVVIINNDTLIMQNNFINKIINVYNKEAFYILGPDIISTKDNGHQNPHRNKIASLKYARKMVIEFGMNFLFSYIYLDVLIYKIKNLFFSNKDLKHSNDDSNKEELVLHGSCLVFSPKYLKKFSGIYNNTFMYGEEEILFYICKRLNLKVIYEPSIKILHKEGSATKTVYNKNFKKRNFYYKNKFKSSLQLYKIILQKDKIENLLGGDS; via the coding sequence ATGCATGTGGTTTTTGTTATATTACATTATATTACTACTGAAGATACAATTTTATGTGTTAAATCAATTAATAAGAATGTAGACTATAATGATTATTCAATAGTAATAGTTGACAATGGTTCAAAGAATCATAGTTATGAAAAATTAAATGAACATTTTAGTAAGAGTAAAAATATATATATTATTCGTAGTGAAGAAAATCTTGGATTCGCAAAAGGAAATAATATGGGGATTAAATATGCAAAAGATAAATTAGAAGCTGATTTTGTAGTAATAATTAATAATGATACGTTAATAATGCAAAATAATTTTATAAATAAAATAATAAATGTGTATAACAAGGAAGCATTTTATATTTTAGGTCCAGATATAATTTCAACAAAAGATAATGGACATCAAAATCCTCATAGAAATAAAATAGCAAGTTTAAAATATGCTCGAAAAATGGTAATAGAGTTTGGAATGAACTTTTTGTTTAGTTACATATATTTGGACGTTTTAATTTATAAAATCAAAAACTTATTTTTTAGCAACAAAGATTTAAAACATAGCAATGATGATTCAAATAAAGAAGAACTAGTATTGCATGGAAGCTGTTTAGTATTTTCACCTAAATATTTAAAAAAATTTTCTGGAATATATAATAATACATTTATGTACGGAGAGGAAGAAATATTATTTTATATATGTAAAAGGTTAAATTTGAAAGTTATTTACGAACCTAGTATAAAAATATTACACAAGGAAGGTTCGGCAACAAAAACTGTATATAATAAAAACTTCAAGAAAAGAAATTTTTACTATAAGAATAAATTTAAATCATCACTTCAGTTATATAAAATTATTTTACAGAAAGATAAAATTGAGAACTTATTAGGAGGAGATTCATGA
- a CDS encoding glycosyltransferase family 2 protein translates to MISVIIPTYNRETTIKRAVDSVLGQTYKNFEIIIVDDNSTDNTEKVIENMQDKRIVYLRQNSNRGACVARNIGISKARGKYIAFLDSDDQWVSSKLEKEVEFLENNKLDIVFCSHKVVNSELTKIVPKSEIKEEKIGQLIFYDNFITTGAILGKRDCFIDEKFDNELTRFQDWDLVIRLIKKYRVGHLNEVLTVNYIQSNSITKNDFAGVISLRKIYKKYNNDINKNGDINAKFNDRIARLAIQCNERPMKELKISLRSKFTIKCAVKYVICLFRMQAILIK, encoded by the coding sequence ATGATATCAGTAATAATACCTACGTATAATAGAGAAACGACAATCAAAAGAGCGGTTGATAGTGTTCTTGGACAAACATATAAAAATTTTGAAATTATTATAGTAGACGATAATTCTACAGATAATACAGAAAAAGTAATAGAGAATATGCAAGATAAAAGGATAGTGTACTTAAGGCAGAATTCTAATAGAGGAGCATGTGTAGCTAGAAATATAGGAATTAGCAAGGCAAGGGGAAAATATATTGCCTTTTTAGATAGTGATGATCAGTGGGTAAGTAGTAAGTTAGAAAAGGAAGTTGAATTTTTAGAAAATAATAAATTAGATATTGTTTTTTGTTCTCATAAAGTTGTGAATTCAGAATTAACTAAAATTGTTCCTAAATCAGAGATTAAGGAAGAAAAAATTGGACAGTTGATTTTTTATGATAATTTTATTACGACAGGAGCTATTTTAGGAAAGAGAGATTGTTTTATTGATGAGAAATTTGATAATGAATTGACGAGATTTCAAGATTGGGATTTAGTAATTAGATTAATAAAAAAATATAGAGTTGGGCATTTAAATGAAGTACTGACAGTGAATTATATACAAAGTAATAGCATAACTAAAAATGATTTTGCTGGAGTAATATCTTTAAGAAAGATTTATAAAAAATATAATAATGATATTAACAAGAATGGGGATATTAATGCAAAGTTTAATGATAGAATTGCGAGATTAGCAATTCAATGTAATGAGAGGCCAATGAAAGAATTAAAGATTAGTTTAAGAAGTAAGTTTACAATAAAGTGTGCTGTAAAATATGTTATATGCTTATTTAGGATGCAAGCAATTTTAATAAAATAA
- a CDS encoding glycosyltransferase family 4 protein, which produces MNILYISHERNLGGASIALLELIDEMLLMKQTVYVLVVGKGKFYEELKKRDVKIIEKKYYVSMYRRVNWKSRVKCILRNIQNCIVAYQVSKEIKKYDIDLIHTNTSVIYIGAMIGKISHIPHIFHIREFDTAEDRKYPISPKIINKFIENNSVKIITISKGLYRESIKKFNKDKVIIIYDGISDIYKYKTKRNATINKDEFNILILGYISSGKGQKDGVLAVINLYKKGYRNVKLTLAGNFEQKYKEEIDALVVENNIENNIRILKFTKDVVALHEEADLELNCSRSEGFGRTTIEAMYNKKPIIGVDCVATNELIVDGFNGFLYKAGDIDELSKKIEYLICNYKERSIMGKNGCEYAINEFSSKKNAHNIFNLYKKII; this is translated from the coding sequence ATGAACATTTTATATATATCCCATGAACGAAATTTAGGGGGAGCATCTATTGCTTTGTTAGAGTTAATTGATGAGATGTTGTTAATGAAACAAACAGTTTATGTTTTAGTAGTTGGTAAAGGGAAATTTTATGAGGAGTTGAAGAAAAGAGATGTTAAGATTATAGAAAAAAAATATTATGTTTCTATGTATCGAAGAGTAAATTGGAAAAGTAGAGTGAAATGTATATTAAGAAATATACAAAATTGTATAGTAGCGTATCAGGTTTCAAAAGAAATAAAAAAGTATGATATTGATTTAATACATACAAATACAAGTGTTATATATATAGGAGCAATGATTGGTAAAATCTCACATATACCACATATATTTCACATAAGAGAATTTGATACTGCAGAGGATAGAAAATATCCTATCTCGCCTAAAATTATAAATAAGTTTATAGAAAATAATTCAGTTAAAATAATAACAATATCTAAAGGATTATATCGGGAAAGTATTAAAAAATTTAATAAAGATAAAGTTATTATAATATATGATGGTATTAGTGATATATATAAATATAAAACTAAAAGAAACGCTACTATAAATAAAGATGAATTCAATATATTGATTTTAGGATATATAAGTTCTGGAAAAGGTCAAAAAGATGGAGTTTTAGCAGTAATTAATTTGTATAAAAAAGGATATAGAAACGTTAAACTTACTTTAGCAGGAAATTTTGAACAAAAATATAAAGAGGAAATTGATGCTTTGGTAGTGGAAAATAACATTGAAAATAATATTAGGATACTTAAGTTCACAAAAGATGTTGTAGCTTTACATGAAGAAGCTGATTTAGAATTGAATTGTTCAAGAAGTGAAGGATTTGGAAGAACAACTATTGAAGCTATGTATAATAAAAAACCTATAATAGGTGTTGATTGTGTAGCTACAAATGAGCTTATAGTTGATGGATTTAATGGATTTTTATATAAAGCTGGGGATATAGACGAGTTATCAAAGAAAATTGAGTATTTAATTTGTAACTATAAAGAAAGAAGTATTATGGGGAAAAATGGATGTGAATATGCTATTAATGAATTTAGTTCGAAAAAAAATGCTCATAATATTTTTAATCTATATAAAAAGATAATCTAG
- the cps2T gene encoding beta 1-4 rhamnosyltransferase Cps2T, which yields MKHVFIIGSKGIPAKYGGFETFVEKLTQYQQSKEIKYHVACLSNNYDEFIYNNARCFNIKVPNIGAAKAVIYDLYAIRNAIKYIKENEIQGAIIYILAARIGPFIKRYSKILKKLDCQLWLNPDGHEWKRAKWNFIIKKYWKLSEKLMVKNCDLIICDSKNIELYIKERYKKYSPNTTFISYGAEYEGSKLDDFDEKVLNWYKSNNIKENQYYLVVGRFVPENNYEVVIKEFMKSKTKKDLVIVTNITKNKFYEKLKENTSFYKDKRIKFVGTVYDQQLLKKIREKAYCYIHGHEVGGTNPSLLESLAMTKINLLLDVGFNREVAMEGAIYFLKTNSNLSQKINDLEFISKENIKILENKSKKRIINEYNWKGVIEKYERLILKSELEYEVEVSLVGDV from the coding sequence GTGAAGCATGTTTTCATAATAGGATCTAAAGGGATACCTGCGAAGTATGGAGGGTTTGAAACATTTGTAGAAAAGTTAACTCAATATCAGCAAAGTAAAGAAATAAAATATCATGTGGCATGTTTATCTAATAATTATGATGAATTTATTTATAATAATGCAAGATGTTTTAATATAAAGGTGCCCAATATCGGAGCAGCGAAAGCAGTGATTTATGACTTATATGCAATAAGAAATGCAATAAAATATATAAAAGAAAATGAAATACAAGGAGCAATAATTTATATATTAGCTGCTAGAATAGGACCGTTTATAAAAAGATATAGCAAAATACTAAAAAAATTAGATTGTCAGTTATGGCTAAATCCTGATGGGCATGAGTGGAAAAGGGCAAAGTGGAATTTTATTATAAAAAAATATTGGAAACTATCAGAAAAACTTATGGTTAAGAATTGTGATTTAATAATATGTGATTCTAAGAATATTGAACTATATATAAAAGAACGATATAAGAAATATAGTCCAAATACAACTTTTATTTCTTATGGTGCAGAGTATGAAGGTTCTAAGTTAGATGATTTTGATGAAAAGGTTTTAAATTGGTATAAGAGTAACAATATAAAAGAAAATCAGTATTATTTAGTTGTGGGTAGATTTGTTCCTGAAAATAATTATGAGGTTGTAATAAAAGAATTTATGAAATCGAAGACAAAAAAGGATTTGGTGATAGTAACCAATATAACTAAGAATAAGTTTTATGAGAAATTAAAAGAAAATACATCTTTTTATAAGGATAAGCGAATAAAATTTGTAGGAACAGTTTATGATCAACAGTTATTAAAAAAGATAAGAGAGAAGGCTTATTGCTATATTCATGGTCATGAAGTAGGGGGAACAAATCCGTCACTTTTGGAATCGTTAGCAATGACAAAAATCAATTTACTACTAGATGTAGGGTTTAATAGAGAAGTAGCGATGGAAGGAGCTATTTATTTTTTAAAGACTAATTCTAATTTATCTCAAAAAATAAATGATTTAGAATTTATTTCGAAAGAAAATATAAAAATACTAGAAAATAAATCAAAAAAGCGAATTATTAATGAATATAATTGGAAAGGTGTGATAGAGAAATATGAGAGACTAATTTTAAAAAGTGAACTTGAGTATGAAGTAGAAGTGTCATTAGTGGGGGATGTGTGA
- a CDS encoding tyrosine-protein phosphatase has product MIDLHSHILPNVDDGSKDMEMSIEMIKEAIKCGTRKIVATPHYAKGYYTNEYGKIKEIFPEFKEKIEKELDIEIYHGQEVYFTENIFEEFKRGNIGTINDSRYMLIEFPPVDFKVDSLDYLYELQIRDIVPVVAHPERYRAVMKNPEILNEFIEAGCLFQLNGTSLHGAFGKEAQKTSKILLNSGVYNFIGSDAHRSDKRTMNLTESFEIIKKSDKRYLESMVQSSELLLENKEVIYQGEKIKVKKGIFSFIGLK; this is encoded by the coding sequence ATGATAGATTTACATAGTCATATATTGCCAAACGTTGATGATGGCTCGAAAGACATGGAAATGTCAATAGAAATGATAAAAGAAGCTATTAAGTGTGGGACAAGAAAGATTGTAGCAACACCACATTATGCTAAAGGATATTATACTAATGAATACGGTAAGATAAAGGAAATATTTCCTGAGTTTAAAGAAAAAATTGAAAAAGAATTAGATATAGAGATATATCATGGACAAGAAGTTTATTTTACTGAAAATATATTCGAAGAGTTTAAGAGAGGAAATATAGGCACTATAAATGATTCAAGATATATGCTTATAGAGTTTCCGCCAGTAGATTTTAAAGTGGATTCATTAGATTATTTGTATGAACTTCAAATAAGAGACATCGTACCAGTAGTGGCACATCCAGAAAGATATAGAGCAGTTATGAAAAATCCTGAGATATTGAATGAATTTATTGAAGCAGGATGTTTGTTTCAGCTAAATGGTACTAGCCTTCATGGAGCTTTTGGTAAAGAAGCACAGAAAACTAGTAAAATTCTTTTAAATAGTGGAGTATATAATTTTATAGGTTCTGATGCTCATAGAAGTGATAAAAGAACTATGAATTTGACGGAGAGTTTTGAAATTATAAAGAAAAGTGATAAAAGATATTTAGAATCGATGGTACAATCTAGTGAATTGCTATTAGAAAATAAAGAAGTTATTTACCAAGGTGAAAAGATAAAAGTAAAGAAAGGGATTTTTAGTTTTATAGGATTGAAATAA
- a CDS encoding CpsD/CapB family tyrosine-protein kinase: MFIVERKPKSISAEAYRTLRTNIQYSSYDKKIKKILVTSSEPSEGKSTIIGNLAVSLSQSENTVIILDCDLRKPTMHKKFKISNEVGLTELLVGKKELKDVVQYRNKHLHIITSGKIPPNPAEMLASKSMERLLEQLANEYDYILMDTPPLNAVTDAQVLSTEVDGTLIVIRSEKTKKESILTAKNLLQKVNANILGIVFNDVANSINKYYYYYGEDKK, from the coding sequence ATGTTTATAGTAGAGAGAAAACCTAAATCTATATCAGCTGAAGCATATAGAACATTAAGAACTAATATTCAATATTCATCTTATGATAAAAAAATAAAGAAAATTTTAGTTACAAGTTCAGAACCATCGGAAGGAAAGAGTACAATTATTGGTAATCTAGCGGTATCTTTATCACAGAGTGAAAATACTGTAATTATATTAGATTGTGATTTAAGAAAACCTACAATGCATAAAAAATTCAAAATATCTAATGAAGTTGGATTGACAGAACTATTAGTTGGAAAAAAAGAATTAAAAGATGTTGTTCAATACAGGAATAAGCACCTTCACATAATAACATCTGGTAAGATACCACCTAATCCTGCAGAAATGTTAGCTTCAAAATCAATGGAAAGGCTTTTAGAACAATTGGCTAATGAATATGATTATATACTTATGGATACACCACCATTAAATGCTGTTACAGATGCACAAGTATTATCTACTGAAGTTGATGGAACCTTAATAGTAATAAGGAGTGAAAAAACGAAAAAGGAATCAATATTAACTGCTAAAAATTTATTACAAAAAGTAAATGCAAATATTTTAGGAATAGTTTTTAATGACGTAGCCAATTCGATAAATAAGTATTATTATTATTATGGAGAAGATAAAAAATAA
- a CDS encoding glycosyltransferase, whose translation MKDIDLIVFPFHDYKKWLKEGFRTRDAHLFESYKNSEFVNKVLVVNRPVSIAEMVAKKSSWKTNHGEVVYKENNWVLMKTDNNVYYIDMYIKDVIKVIIERKQWWDRIFRDERVADAINKSISLIGMKSKCILLQNPMAVGILEKLDYDTFVFDAIDNWVYHPQMNRYSDIIRKNYEFIIKNADAVFTVSKNLEYFFEKSKYVKCISNGVNKEYFSESISIKDNDTINIGYVGKIQERIDFELVEKCISVYKECNFIFMGPVLNCRKKIIELKKKYENVKFTGDIHYKDLPKMMKKIDIAIMPHKKNKFTDSMNPIKLYEYIAAGKQLVTTNIAGVDGISPYVYISNNDSEFISYIQFAIDELKNNTKLGYKIVKSLNEKYTWEYKSQEIINDILLQSRRKVDDISNNTYV comes from the coding sequence ATGAAAGATATAGATTTGATAGTCTTTCCATTTCATGATTATAAAAAGTGGTTAAAAGAAGGATTTAGGACCAGAGATGCTCACTTATTTGAAAGTTACAAAAATAGCGAATTTGTAAATAAAGTACTAGTTGTGAATAGACCTGTATCTATAGCAGAAATGGTAGCAAAAAAAAGTAGTTGGAAAACGAATCATGGTGAAGTAGTATATAAAGAAAATAACTGGGTACTTATGAAGACTGATAATAATGTATATTATATTGATATGTATATTAAAGATGTAATAAAGGTAATTATAGAGCGTAAACAATGGTGGGATAGAATTTTTAGAGATGAAAGAGTTGCTGATGCCATAAATAAATCAATTAGTTTAATAGGGATGAAAAGTAAGTGTATATTATTACAAAATCCAATGGCTGTAGGGATACTAGAGAAATTAGATTATGATACATTTGTTTTTGACGCTATAGATAATTGGGTATATCATCCGCAAATGAATAGATATAGTGACATTATAAGAAAAAACTATGAATTTATAATTAAGAATGCAGATGCAGTATTTACTGTATCTAAAAATTTAGAATATTTTTTTGAAAAATCCAAATATGTAAAATGTATTAGTAATGGTGTCAATAAAGAGTATTTTAGTGAAAGTATATCTATAAAAGATAACGACACAATAAATATAGGATATGTGGGAAAAATACAAGAAAGAATAGACTTTGAATTAGTAGAGAAATGTATTTCTGTATATAAAGAATGCAATTTTATATTTATGGGTCCTGTATTAAATTGTAGAAAAAAAATAATAGAATTAAAGAAAAAATATGAAAATGTAAAATTCACAGGTGATATACATTACAAAGATTTACCAAAAATGATGAAGAAAATTGATATAGCAATAATGCCGCATAAGAAAAATAAGTTTACTGATAGTATGAATCCAATAAAGTTATATGAATATATTGCAGCAGGTAAACAACTAGTTACAACTAATATTGCAGGAGTAGATGGAATTTCGCCTTATGTATACATATCAAATAATGATAGTGAATTTATAAGTTATATTCAATTTGCCATAGATGAATTAAAAAATAATACTAAATTAGGATATAAAATTGTTAAATCATTAAATGAGAAATATACCTGGGAATATAAATCACAGGAAATTATAAATGATATCTTGTTACAATCAAGGAGGAAGGTTGATGATATCAGTAATAATACCTACGTATAA